In a single window of the Bradyrhizobium sp. ORS 285 genome:
- a CDS encoding type I polyketide synthase has protein sequence MVDAHEHSIAVIGMAGRFPGAPDLTTYWSNLTQGVESIRRVSEQDLKDAGLSADRVADPNYVRAFPAIEGATLFDARYFNISAKEVEYIDPQHRIFLECAVHALEDSGCDPKRYDGNIGVFGGVNPNAYQFLALRNRLLSGAHGSVEDIFESLETDLMFFLGGDKDYLSTRVSYKLDLRGPSLSVQTACSTSLVAIHLACQSLLSGECEAALAGGVSATPGSFMKLGYMVSPGMTSADGHCRPFDHRANGTVFGDGVGIVVLKRLDRALADGDNIRAIIRGSAINNDGSSKVGFAAPSLEGQASVVVEAHAVAGVPASEISYVEAHGTGTSLGDPIEVASLTRAFRNSSASTGFCGLGSVKSNLGHLNTAAGVAGLIKVILALENECLPPSINYEAPNPQIDFEQTPFFVVNSLRDWPRSGKPRLAGVNAFGIGGTNAHLVVEEAPLRRPIPSRKTWHVLPISAKSEQALTRLADRLQDHMSAEREIEIADVAHTLATGRALHKVRRAIVCQDRASAIEALRWASARIVAASDNCPVYFMFPGQGTQRLDMGRALYLEEPAYRSAFDDCANGLKRHLEADLREIVFPRNGASDDAAARLTSTEFAQPAIFSVSYAMAALWRSRGVEPAGMIGHSVGEFAAACIAGVLTLDDALKAVALRGRLMQQQPSGKMLVVPMALDDVLPLMGDDVSVAAINAPGAVVVSGPAAAMAVLEARLRERAVMCSALHTSHAFHSAMMSGAVKPLVEVMSGITLRAPRIPYVSNVSGTWITAEQATNPAYWGEQLRAPVRFSDGVRTILGHNPGALIEVGPGRALSSLARQNLRESDSAVILSSMPSPGDLAGEVRSFNQALGEAWMSGCAIRWDAQYRDERRVKVSLPNYPFEGEEILHKITLGSERPARANVPRPSEPQSQAPDFILAPYWRSTSAAGRSAADVQLDGQSWLVFAGANGLSGALVDHLNRRGANVVVVRSGRDFGVSGNEISLSGVTPDQVEKLFSELEGRSFAPQRVVYLWSLDAPRIDLDNIDAVLNADFFGLMYLVQWIDRTQSGRRIRIAIAATRSVDVVGGEIVDPTAAIVRGPWLVAPIEHKSISCLYVDIPESCRLPADQDEDVVSRLIGDVAAEDTPTLLAYRQDRTWTTAFEKIALKAPDQDKPIIRPGGAYLITGGLGDLGLAVASALAEMGAGSLVLTGRTRLPPRAAWDSCLATDDGDSRVAQILASIRQIEAKGTTVIIGTADVADRNAMRAVVDDARKACGQINGVFHAAGLPGRDIIVSRTREDALTVLLPKIAGTLILDELLRGEPLDFVVLFSSLSAVAGGVGMVDYVAGNAFLDAFAVSRRAAKRPPKIVSIDWDIWSEIGIAARLAQDFKGSGSLRLRDGLATDEAIDALMRILQSGLSQVVVSKNLSRKLGHMSAEGAMSGPADEPAGGAPDGGRKETGQRRVRPDISARFMEPSNEIEQVIAEFWATALNLDRVGTEDDFFELGGDSLLAMQMIPKLINRFQIELMPRDLFEGGTVAGIARVIENKLIDEIDALEDA, from the coding sequence ATGGTGGACGCCCACGAACACAGCATCGCTGTGATCGGCATGGCTGGAAGATTTCCCGGCGCGCCCGATCTCACGACCTATTGGTCGAACCTGACGCAGGGCGTCGAGTCGATCAGGCGGGTGTCGGAGCAGGATCTCAAGGACGCCGGCCTGAGCGCGGACAGGGTTGCCGATCCCAACTACGTCCGGGCATTCCCCGCGATCGAGGGAGCAACGCTGTTCGATGCCCGCTACTTCAACATCAGTGCAAAGGAGGTCGAATACATCGATCCCCAGCACCGGATCTTCCTCGAATGCGCCGTGCATGCGCTGGAGGATTCCGGGTGCGATCCGAAGCGCTACGACGGCAATATCGGCGTGTTCGGCGGGGTCAATCCGAACGCCTATCAGTTTCTCGCGCTTCGCAACCGGCTGCTGTCGGGAGCGCATGGATCGGTCGAGGACATCTTCGAGTCGCTCGAGACCGATCTGATGTTCTTCCTCGGGGGCGACAAGGACTATTTGTCGACCCGCGTTTCCTACAAGCTCGATCTGCGGGGACCGAGTTTGAGCGTGCAGACCGCATGCTCCACCTCGCTCGTCGCCATCCATCTCGCCTGCCAGAGCCTGCTCTCGGGAGAGTGCGAGGCGGCGCTCGCGGGCGGCGTTTCGGCCACACCGGGCAGCTTCATGAAGCTCGGCTATATGGTGTCTCCCGGCATGACGTCGGCCGACGGGCATTGCCGACCGTTTGACCACCGCGCCAACGGCACTGTGTTCGGCGACGGCGTCGGCATCGTCGTGTTGAAGCGGCTGGATCGTGCGCTGGCCGATGGCGACAATATCAGGGCCATCATCCGCGGATCGGCCATCAACAATGATGGCTCGTCAAAGGTGGGATTTGCAGCGCCGAGCCTGGAAGGTCAGGCGTCAGTGGTCGTGGAGGCGCATGCGGTCGCCGGCGTGCCCGCGTCGGAGATCAGCTATGTCGAGGCTCATGGCACCGGGACATCGCTCGGAGATCCGATCGAAGTCGCCTCGCTCACCCGTGCGTTCCGCAATTCGAGCGCGAGCACCGGCTTCTGCGGTCTCGGCTCGGTCAAGTCCAACCTGGGACATCTCAACACGGCAGCCGGCGTCGCCGGGCTGATCAAGGTCATCCTGGCGCTCGAGAACGAATGCTTGCCTCCGAGCATCAACTACGAGGCGCCGAACCCGCAGATCGATTTCGAACAGACGCCGTTTTTCGTGGTCAACTCGCTGCGAGACTGGCCGCGCTCCGGGAAGCCGCGGCTCGCCGGGGTCAATGCTTTCGGGATCGGCGGCACCAATGCGCATCTCGTCGTCGAGGAGGCGCCGCTCCGCCGGCCGATCCCGTCCCGCAAGACCTGGCACGTGCTGCCCATATCGGCAAAAAGCGAGCAGGCGCTGACGCGCCTGGCGGATCGCCTGCAGGACCACATGTCGGCGGAGCGGGAGATCGAGATTGCCGACGTCGCCCACACGCTCGCCACTGGCCGCGCACTGCACAAGGTCCGGCGAGCCATCGTGTGCCAGGACCGCGCCTCGGCGATCGAAGCCCTGCGTTGGGCATCGGCGCGCATTGTTGCCGCCAGCGACAACTGCCCGGTGTACTTCATGTTTCCGGGGCAGGGCACGCAGCGGCTGGACATGGGGCGGGCGCTCTATCTCGAGGAGCCGGCCTACCGCTCGGCGTTCGACGACTGCGCCAATGGTCTGAAGCGGCATCTCGAAGCGGATCTGCGCGAAATCGTATTTCCGCGCAATGGGGCCAGCGATGACGCCGCTGCGAGGTTGACGTCGACCGAGTTCGCGCAGCCGGCCATTTTCTCGGTCAGCTATGCGATGGCGGCGCTGTGGCGCTCGCGCGGGGTCGAGCCGGCCGGCATGATCGGGCACAGCGTCGGCGAGTTTGCTGCGGCCTGCATCGCCGGTGTGTTGACACTCGACGATGCGCTGAAGGCCGTCGCGTTGCGCGGGCGTCTGATGCAGCAGCAGCCCAGCGGAAAGATGCTCGTCGTGCCGATGGCGTTGGACGACGTCCTGCCGCTGATGGGAGACGATGTGTCGGTCGCCGCGATCAATGCGCCGGGCGCCGTTGTCGTGTCGGGGCCTGCAGCCGCGATGGCCGTGCTCGAGGCCAGGCTGCGTGAGCGGGCCGTCATGTGCTCGGCGCTGCACACCTCGCATGCGTTCCATTCGGCCATGATGAGCGGAGCGGTGAAGCCGCTCGTCGAGGTGATGAGTGGGATCACGCTCCGTGCACCGAGGATTCCCTACGTGTCCAACGTCAGCGGAACGTGGATCACGGCGGAGCAGGCGACGAATCCGGCCTATTGGGGCGAGCAGCTGCGAGCGCCCGTGCGCTTTTCCGACGGCGTGCGGACGATCCTGGGTCACAACCCGGGCGCGTTGATCGAAGTCGGACCGGGCCGCGCGCTGTCGAGCCTGGCGCGGCAGAACCTGCGCGAGTCCGACAGCGCCGTGATCCTGAGCTCGATGCCGAGTCCGGGCGACCTCGCCGGAGAGGTGAGGTCATTCAACCAGGCGCTCGGCGAGGCCTGGATGTCGGGTTGCGCGATCCGCTGGGACGCGCAGTATCGCGATGAGCGACGGGTGAAGGTGTCGTTGCCGAACTACCCGTTTGAAGGCGAGGAGATCCTGCACAAGATCACTCTGGGGTCTGAGCGGCCAGCGCGCGCCAACGTTCCTCGGCCGTCCGAACCGCAATCCCAGGCGCCTGATTTCATCCTGGCTCCGTATTGGCGATCCACGAGTGCAGCAGGGCGTTCGGCTGCCGACGTCCAGCTCGACGGCCAGAGCTGGCTGGTGTTCGCCGGCGCCAATGGTCTGAGTGGTGCGTTGGTCGATCATCTGAACCGGCGCGGAGCAAACGTCGTCGTCGTCCGGTCCGGCCGCGACTTCGGTGTGTCGGGCAACGAGATATCCTTGTCGGGCGTCACCCCGGACCAGGTCGAGAAGCTGTTCAGCGAGCTCGAAGGGCGCTCCTTCGCGCCCCAGCGTGTCGTCTATCTCTGGTCCCTCGATGCGCCGCGCATCGATCTGGACAATATCGACGCGGTGCTCAATGCGGATTTTTTTGGCTTGATGTATCTGGTGCAATGGATCGACCGGACCCAGTCGGGACGACGGATCCGGATCGCGATCGCGGCAACGCGAAGCGTCGACGTGGTCGGTGGCGAGATCGTCGATCCCACGGCGGCGATCGTGCGGGGGCCCTGGCTGGTTGCGCCGATCGAGCACAAATCCATCTCGTGTCTCTACGTCGACATTCCGGAGAGCTGCAGGTTGCCGGCAGACCAGGACGAGGATGTCGTCAGCAGGCTGATCGGAGATGTCGCGGCCGAGGACACGCCGACGCTGCTTGCCTACCGACAGGACCGGACGTGGACCACCGCGTTCGAAAAGATCGCGCTCAAGGCGCCGGACCAGGACAAGCCCATCATTCGCCCGGGCGGTGCCTATCTGATCACGGGAGGGCTGGGCGACCTCGGCCTCGCGGTGGCCTCGGCGCTCGCGGAGATGGGGGCCGGCAGCCTCGTCCTGACCGGACGCACGCGGTTGCCGCCGCGCGCGGCGTGGGACAGCTGCCTGGCAACCGACGACGGCGACTCGCGAGTGGCGCAGATCCTGGCCAGCATCCGTCAGATCGAGGCGAAGGGCACCACCGTGATCATCGGGACGGCGGATGTCGCTGACCGCAACGCCATGCGGGCCGTCGTCGACGACGCGCGCAAGGCGTGCGGCCAGATCAACGGCGTGTTCCACGCGGCTGGCCTGCCTGGCCGCGACATCATCGTGTCGCGAACGCGGGAGGACGCGCTCACCGTGCTGCTGCCCAAGATCGCGGGAACGCTGATCCTCGACGAACTGCTCCGCGGCGAGCCGCTGGATTTCGTCGTGCTGTTCTCGTCGCTCAGCGCCGTGGCCGGCGGAGTCGGCATGGTCGACTACGTGGCCGGCAATGCCTTCCTGGACGCGTTCGCCGTCAGCCGCCGTGCCGCGAAGCGTCCGCCGAAGATCGTGTCGATCGATTGGGACATCTGGAGCGAGATCGGGATCGCGGCCCGCCTGGCGCAGGACTTCAAGGGCTCGGGCAGCCTGCGTCTGCGCGACGGACTGGCGACCGACGAAGCGATCGACGCCTTGATGCGGATCCTGCAAAGCGGCCTGTCCCAGGTCGTCGTGTCGAAAAATCTCAGCAGGAAGCTCGGTCATATGTCGGCCGAGGGAGCAATGAGCGGGCCCGCGGACGAGCCGGCCGGCGGCGCTCCTGATGGCGGTCGGAAGGAGACAGGGCAGCGCCGCGTGCGGCCGGACATCAGCGCCAGGTTCATGGAGCCGAGCAACGAGATCGAGCAGGTGATCGCTGAATTCTGGGCGACCGCCTTGAACCTCGACCGCGTCGGCACCGAGGACGATTTCTTCGAACTGGGCGGCGACTCGCTGTTGGCGATGCAGATGATCCCGAAGCTCATCAACCGCTTCCAGATCGAGCTGATGCCGCGAGACCTGTTCGAGGGCGGCACGGTCGCAGGCATCGCACGGGTCATCGAGAACAAGCTGATCGACGAGATCGACGCACTCGAGGACGCATAG
- a CDS encoding non-ribosomal peptide synthetase, giving the protein METMDPATRRKRLSARQQMLLEERIKGTRGAPAPIPVRREAAGSPVSYAQESLWFLDQLGFAGAAYNLPFEVRLEGALDTAVLERSLLEIVRRHEVLRSRLDVEHERPVLVVDPPGGFRLERVDISALAPELREAEIIRLADEEIERPFDLRRGPLFRATLVRVDDADHVVLVTMHHVVCDGWSIALLIDEVSALYEAFSQGGASPLAELPIQYGDYAIWQRDAAQERVLDKQVGYWKERLAGAPAALDLPFDRVRPKMASFNAGTINVALSAGLSRQLFELARREGATLYMLLLAAYQVLLQRYSGQDDIVVGSPTAGRSRAEFQGMIGVFVNTIVLRTDLSGDPSFLELLKRVKQVAIGAYAHQDVPFERLVKELNPVRDLNRSAIFQTVFSLENLPQRLLTFAGIKARWIRSNMPRAKHELAVYFYERGDRLEGHVEYAKDLFEAATIERLVAHFQVLLEAVVARPEARLSDLPLLGEAERHRLIVEWNATTSAYPADKCLHELFQIQARRTPEAIAVVCGDASLSYRELDRRSNQLAHHLRRLGIGPDLVVGLGLERSLEMIVALLGILKAGGAYLPLDLSYPDDRLDVMLDDAAATVVVTLAAFAARFARPGRRAVAVDVDLADAGDLLDRAPLSGVLPGNMAYLLYTSGSTGRPKGVVLEHRHVTNYVSAVVEAAGLAETSSYMMLQPLTVDSSVSVLYPSLLSGGTLHLVGYEESLDAQYLSSYVRDNPIDCLKIAPPHLHSLLDAAGGSELLPRKVLIVGGDVSRWEWVDRLRAAAPGCRIFNHYGPTETTVGVTVQSVDRCTQRGTTECVPIGRPLANTQTFILDGNLDPAPIGVVGDLYIGGAQVARGYLGRADLTASSFIPDPFSDVGRRLYRTGDRARFLPDGSIEFLGRGDDQVKIRGHRIEPEEITAALLTHPAVRQAVTVARAIGHEKTLLGYVVLHDGSRADAAELRGHLAVRLPPHMLPSAIVQLQELPRTAHGKLDRRALPVPDLQRLTETYTAPRNPAEDMLAAIWCEVLRRDRIGIDENFFELGGHSLLATRVMARLRDALQVELPLRALFEAPTIRDLAARIEAEQPGGAGAVLPPLLRLPDRSDRPAMSYAQERLWFLDQLGLVGAAYNMPFALRLEGELDVFALERSLSELVRRHEALRTHFETLDGQGVQVIDAAGSFCLAKWDVSELGVDAQQAEVRRLVQDEVSHRFALTHGPLFRAMLIRLGERDHVLLTTMHHIVSDGWSIGILTREVAALYQAFSAGNPSPLAELPVQYADYASWQRSWLQGEVLQQQIGYWRRQLEGAPPALDLPADRPRAAVASFAGGAVNFALLGELSGKLAALARREGVTLYMLLLAAYQLLLSRYSGQDDIVVGAPIAGRRRPELEGLIGFFVNTLAMRTDLSGDPTFVQLLKRVRDVALGAYAHQDLPFEKLVEELQPARDLSRQPVFQVCFSLQNTPREAVELPALTLRMLSGEHRTSLFDLTLFMRETDAGLIGTFEYASDLFDRTTIERLADHFARLLEGIVATPDARLSELTLLSEAEHHRLIVEWNATAANGPSDKCLHQLFEAQAMRTPDAIALVDDDRQLSYAELDARANRVAHHLRHLGVGPEVVVGLCIERSLEMMIALLGILKAGGAYLPLDPSYPAERLAYMLSDAKAPLVVTMAHLVPHLPAHAGSMLRLDADWEDIARQPATPPENISFPANLAYIIYTSGSTGRPKGVCGLHQGMVNRIVAQDGIDEFDDDDVCCQKTSIGFVDSIFESLGPLCRGLRLVVARDAVGRQPTELVAMMAERGVTRVVIVPSLAFALASDAATRAHLSGLRSCTLSGEALSRELMVRLTEALPHCRFVNIYGSSEVSADASSYVVGAPIPAAIPIGRPIANMKLFVLDPDLRPVPIGVAGELYVGGVGLARGYLGRPDLTAERFVPNPFGDGERLYRTGDRVRWCADGNLEFLGRSDHQVKIRGFRIELGEVEAALLADEAVEQAAVVAHEEEGDKRLVAYVVGVENGGPLDADKLRNHLKRSLPDYMVPSSFMAMETFPLTPTGKLDRHALPAPGPRASSRPYVPPRTPVEQTLAAIWCDVLKLDRIGIDDNFFELGGHSLLAMRMMARLREALAIDVPLRALFEAPTLARLADWIDTVRWAAQPGATDIADRSENRDEEVGIV; this is encoded by the coding sequence ATGGAGACGATGGATCCCGCGACGCGCCGCAAGCGATTGTCGGCGCGCCAGCAGATGCTTCTCGAAGAGCGCATCAAGGGAACGAGAGGTGCGCCTGCGCCGATCCCGGTCAGGCGTGAAGCTGCGGGATCTCCCGTGTCCTACGCTCAGGAGTCCCTCTGGTTCCTGGACCAACTCGGATTTGCCGGCGCCGCCTACAACCTGCCGTTTGAGGTTCGGCTGGAAGGCGCGCTGGATACGGCGGTGCTCGAGCGGAGCCTGTTGGAGATCGTGCGGCGTCACGAGGTGCTGCGGAGCCGGCTCGACGTGGAGCACGAACGGCCGGTTCTGGTGGTTGATCCCCCCGGCGGCTTCCGGCTCGAACGCGTCGATATCTCCGCCCTTGCGCCAGAGCTCAGGGAGGCGGAAATCATACGTCTTGCCGACGAGGAGATTGAACGACCGTTCGATCTCCGGCGCGGACCGCTGTTTCGGGCGACGCTGGTTCGTGTCGACGATGCCGACCATGTCGTGCTCGTGACCATGCATCATGTCGTCTGTGATGGGTGGTCAATCGCTCTTCTCATCGATGAGGTCAGCGCGCTCTACGAGGCCTTCAGCCAGGGCGGCGCCTCGCCGCTGGCGGAGCTGCCGATCCAGTACGGCGACTACGCGATCTGGCAACGCGACGCGGCGCAGGAGCGCGTCCTGGACAAGCAGGTCGGCTATTGGAAGGAGAGGCTCGCAGGCGCACCTGCCGCGCTGGATCTGCCGTTCGACCGTGTCCGGCCCAAGATGGCGAGCTTCAATGCCGGCACGATCAACGTCGCGCTGTCGGCGGGCCTGTCGCGCCAGTTGTTCGAGCTCGCGCGGCGCGAAGGGGCCACGCTGTACATGCTGCTTCTCGCCGCCTATCAGGTCCTGCTGCAGCGCTATAGCGGGCAGGACGACATCGTCGTCGGATCGCCGACTGCGGGGCGATCCCGCGCTGAATTCCAGGGGATGATCGGTGTCTTCGTCAATACGATCGTCTTGAGGACGGATTTGTCGGGTGATCCGTCCTTTCTGGAGCTGCTGAAGCGCGTCAAGCAGGTGGCGATCGGTGCCTATGCGCATCAGGATGTGCCGTTCGAGCGGCTGGTGAAGGAGCTGAACCCCGTCCGCGATCTCAACCGGTCTGCGATCTTTCAGACGGTGTTCTCGCTGGAGAACCTGCCGCAGCGGCTGCTGACATTCGCCGGCATCAAAGCGCGGTGGATTCGCAGCAACATGCCGAGAGCCAAGCACGAGCTCGCGGTCTATTTCTACGAGCGCGGGGACCGGCTCGAGGGCCATGTCGAATATGCCAAGGACCTGTTCGAAGCGGCGACCATCGAGCGGCTGGTCGCGCATTTCCAGGTCCTGCTCGAGGCCGTGGTGGCGCGGCCCGAGGCGCGTCTGTCGGATTTGCCTCTGCTCGGCGAGGCCGAGCGCCATCGCCTGATCGTGGAGTGGAACGCGACGACATCAGCGTATCCGGCCGACAAGTGCCTGCATGAGTTGTTCCAGATCCAGGCGAGACGGACGCCGGAGGCAATCGCGGTCGTGTGTGGCGATGCATCGCTGAGCTATCGCGAGCTAGACCGTCGTTCTAACCAGCTTGCACACCATCTGCGCCGCCTCGGAATAGGCCCCGACCTGGTGGTAGGGCTCGGTCTGGAGCGCAGCCTCGAGATGATCGTCGCGCTGCTCGGGATTCTCAAGGCGGGCGGCGCCTATCTGCCGCTCGACCTGAGCTATCCGGATGACCGGCTGGACGTCATGCTGGACGATGCGGCCGCGACAGTTGTGGTCACACTCGCTGCATTCGCGGCACGGTTCGCGAGACCAGGGCGTCGCGCGGTTGCTGTCGACGTCGATCTTGCGGACGCCGGAGATCTGCTCGATCGCGCTCCGTTGAGCGGCGTGCTGCCGGGCAACATGGCCTACCTGCTCTATACGTCCGGATCGACCGGTCGACCGAAGGGAGTTGTCCTCGAGCATCGGCATGTCACGAACTACGTGTCGGCAGTCGTGGAGGCCGCGGGGCTGGCGGAGACATCCAGCTATATGATGCTGCAGCCCTTGACTGTCGATTCCTCGGTGAGCGTGCTGTACCCATCGCTGCTGAGCGGCGGAACGCTGCATCTGGTCGGTTATGAGGAGAGCCTGGACGCGCAATATCTGTCGAGCTACGTCAGGGACAACCCGATCGACTGCCTCAAGATCGCTCCGCCGCATCTGCATTCGCTGCTGGATGCCGCTGGCGGCAGCGAGTTGCTGCCAAGGAAGGTTCTGATCGTCGGCGGTGACGTCAGTCGGTGGGAATGGGTCGACAGACTCAGAGCCGCGGCGCCCGGCTGCCGGATCTTCAATCACTATGGACCGACGGAGACGACGGTCGGGGTCACCGTCCAGAGCGTCGATCGCTGCACCCAGCGCGGCACCACCGAGTGTGTTCCGATCGGGCGGCCGCTCGCCAACACCCAGACCTTCATCTTGGACGGGAATCTCGATCCGGCTCCGATCGGGGTGGTGGGTGACCTGTATATCGGTGGGGCGCAGGTCGCGCGCGGCTATCTCGGTCGCGCGGACCTCACGGCGAGCAGCTTCATTCCAGATCCGTTTTCGGATGTCGGGCGCAGGCTGTATCGCACCGGCGATCGGGCCCGTTTTCTCCCAGACGGCAGCATCGAGTTTCTGGGGCGGGGTGACGATCAGGTCAAGATCCGAGGTCACCGCATCGAGCCCGAGGAGATCACCGCCGCGCTGCTGACGCATCCTGCGGTTCGGCAGGCCGTCACCGTGGCGCGCGCCATCGGCCACGAGAAGACGCTGCTCGGCTACGTGGTTTTGCATGACGGATCCCGCGCGGATGCCGCCGAGCTTCGCGGTCATCTCGCCGTCCGGCTGCCTCCGCATATGCTGCCCTCGGCCATTGTGCAACTCCAGGAATTGCCGCGAACCGCACACGGCAAGCTCGACCGCCGCGCTCTGCCGGTGCCGGACCTGCAACGCCTCACTGAGACCTATACGGCGCCGCGCAACCCGGCGGAGGACATGCTGGCGGCGATCTGGTGCGAGGTGTTGAGACGCGATCGGATCGGCATCGACGAGAACTTCTTCGAGCTCGGCGGACATTCCCTGCTGGCGACGCGCGTGATGGCCCGGCTGCGCGACGCGCTGCAGGTCGAGCTGCCGCTGCGCGCGTTGTTCGAAGCGCCGACGATCAGGGATCTCGCAGCCCGGATCGAGGCGGAGCAGCCCGGCGGAGCGGGGGCTGTGCTGCCGCCCTTGCTCCGGCTCCCGGACCGCTCGGACCGGCCGGCGATGTCCTATGCGCAGGAGCGGCTGTGGTTCCTGGACCAGCTTGGTCTGGTGGGAGCGGCCTACAACATGCCGTTCGCGCTCAGACTCGAGGGTGAGCTCGATGTATTCGCGCTGGAGCGGAGCCTGTCGGAGTTGGTGCGGCGGCACGAGGCGTTGCGGACACATTTCGAGACACTGGACGGGCAGGGCGTGCAGGTGATCGACGCTGCGGGCTCGTTTTGTCTTGCCAAGTGGGACGTGTCGGAGCTTGGCGTCGACGCACAGCAGGCAGAGGTTCGCCGCCTGGTACAGGACGAAGTCTCGCATCGCTTCGCGCTGACGCACGGGCCTTTGTTCCGGGCGATGCTAATCCGACTGGGCGAGAGAGACCACGTGCTGCTGACGACGATGCATCACATCGTGTCGGATGGCTGGTCCATCGGCATTCTGACGCGTGAGGTGGCCGCGCTGTATCAGGCGTTCAGCGCCGGCAATCCATCGCCGCTGGCGGAGCTTCCGGTCCAGTATGCCGACTATGCGTCGTGGCAGCGGAGCTGGTTGCAGGGAGAGGTGTTGCAGCAGCAGATCGGCTACTGGAGGCGCCAACTGGAGGGAGCGCCGCCCGCCTTGGATCTGCCGGCCGACCGGCCGCGGGCGGCGGTCGCCAGCTTCGCCGGTGGCGCGGTTAACTTCGCGCTCCTAGGCGAACTGTCGGGGAAGCTCGCGGCGCTGGCGCGTCGCGAAGGCGTGACGCTGTATATGCTCTTGCTGGCGGCGTATCAGCTGCTGCTGAGCCGCTACAGTGGTCAGGATGACATCGTGGTCGGCGCGCCGATCGCCGGGCGCCGGCGGCCCGAGCTGGAAGGACTGATCGGATTCTTCGTCAATACTCTGGCGATGCGGACGGACCTGTCGGGAGATCCGACCTTCGTGCAGCTGTTGAAACGCGTGAGGGATGTGGCGCTCGGCGCCTATGCGCATCAGGATCTGCCGTTTGAGAAGCTCGTCGAGGAGCTGCAGCCGGCCCGGGATCTGAGCCGGCAGCCCGTGTTCCAGGTCTGTTTCAGCCTGCAGAACACGCCGCGTGAGGCCGTCGAGCTGCCTGCATTGACGCTTCGCATGCTCAGCGGCGAGCACCGGACGTCATTGTTCGACCTGACGCTATTCATGCGCGAGACCGACGCGGGCCTGATCGGGACGTTCGAATATGCATCGGATCTGTTCGACCGCACCACGATCGAGCGGCTGGCGGACCACTTCGCGCGGCTGCTGGAAGGCATTGTGGCAACGCCCGACGCACGCCTGTCGGAATTGACGTTACTGAGCGAAGCGGAGCATCACCGGCTCATCGTGGAGTGGAATGCGACCGCGGCGAATGGTCCTTCGGACAAGTGCCTGCATCAGCTGTTCGAAGCGCAGGCGATGCGAACACCCGATGCGATTGCCCTCGTCGACGACGATCGGCAGCTGAGCTATGCGGAGCTCGACGCGCGCGCGAACCGTGTGGCGCACCATCTGCGTCATCTCGGGGTGGGACCGGAGGTCGTGGTCGGGCTGTGCATCGAGCGCAGCCTCGAGATGATGATCGCGCTGCTCGGCATCCTCAAGGCGGGCGGCGCCTATCTTCCGCTGGATCCGTCCTATCCGGCCGAACGCTTGGCCTACATGCTGAGCGATGCGAAAGCGCCGCTCGTGGTCACCATGGCGCATCTGGTGCCGCACTTGCCCGCTCATGCCGGCTCCATGTTGCGGCTCGATGCGGACTGGGAGGATATCGCGCGTCAGCCCGCGACCCCGCCGGAGAACATCTCCTTTCCTGCGAACCTCGCCTACATCATCTACACCTCGGGCTCCACCGGTCGGCCGAAGGGGGTGTGCGGACTGCACCAGGGGATGGTGAACCGGATCGTGGCGCAGGACGGCATCGACGAGTTCGACGACGACGATGTCTGCTGCCAGAAGACCTCGATCGGCTTTGTCGACTCCATCTTCGAAAGTCTCGGACCGCTCTGTCGCGGACTTCGCCTGGTCGTTGCGCGCGACGCTGTCGGCCGGCAGCCGACGGAGCTGGTCGCGATGATGGCCGAGCGCGGAGTAACGCGTGTCGTCATCGTGCCGTCCCTGGCGTTCGCGCTGGCGTCCGATGCGGCGACGAGAGCGCATCTGTCTGGCCTGCGAAGCTGTACGCTGAGCGGCGAGGCCCTGAGCAGAGAATTGATGGTCCGTCTGACGGAGGCGTTGCCGCATTGCCGCTTCGTCAACATCTACGGCTCGTCCGAAGTCTCTGCCGACGCGTCCTCTTATGTCGTCGGAGCGCCAATCCCTGCGGCCATTCCCATCGGCCGGCCGATCGCGAACATGAAGCTCTTTGTCCTCGATCCCGATCTTCGCCCCGTCCCCATTGGGGTTGCGGGGGAATTATATGTCGGCGGCGTCGGTCTTGCGCGCGGCTATCTTGGCCGCCCCGATCTCACGGCGGAGCGGTTCGTGCCGAATCCGTTCGGCGACGGCGAGCGATTGTACCGGACCGGCGATCGCGTGCGGTGGTGCGCCGATGGCAATCTGGAATTCCTGGGCCGGTCGGACCATCAGGTCAAGATCCGCGGCTTCCGGATCGAGCTCGGCGAGGTCGAGGCGGCGCTGCTCGCTGATGAAGCCGTCGAGCAGGCTGCGGTGGTCGCGCACGAGGAGGAGGGCGATAAGCGCCTCGTCGCCTATGTGGTCGGAGTGGAGAATGGCGGGCCGCTCGATGCCGACAAGCTTCGCAATCATCTGAAGCGGAGCCTCCCCGATTACATGGTGCCTTCGTCCTTCATGGCGATGGAGACCTTCCCGTTGACGCCGACCGGCAAGCTCGACCGCCATGCCTTGCCGGCCCCGGGGCCGCGAGCCTCGTCACGCCCCTATGTTCCGCCCCGTACGCCGGTGGAGCAGACGCTCGCAGCGATCTGGTGCGACGTCCTGAAGCTGGATCGGATCGGGATCGACGACAACTTCTTCGAGCTTGGCGGGCATTCGCTGCTGGCGATGCGGATGATGGCGCGGCTGCGCGAAGCGCTCGCGATCGATGTGCCGCTCCGCGCGCTGTTCGAAGCGCCGACCTTGGCTCGGCTGGCCGACTGGATCGATACGGTGCGTTGGGCGGCCCAGCCGGGAGCGACCGATATCGCAGACCGCTCGGAGAATCGTGACGAAGAGGTGGGGATCGTATGA